A window of the Helianthus annuus cultivar XRQ/B chromosome 4, HanXRQr2.0-SUNRISE, whole genome shotgun sequence genome harbors these coding sequences:
- the LOC110936634 gene encoding uncharacterized protein LOC110936634, with protein MQQLDLKNVCATDDLDIPDSTVVEVPSESFWLSKDAEFDWFAENAFLERKESTKGNFNSMGLSQSVNPSHSNPSSQRYSVSLKPKAPIIGLPKTQKTTYVDLKCRQCKPLNVRLFPKKMYSFAVRATEPSSPKVSCIGRVRSKSRRNLAEQAVEPVKSACQRSGTGRAHKAGLMSRILSLFGFQDHRRKNSETTSGKEKKLGERSGSRRTWVSVKPVNSEPGMPFEPDALGGMIRFASGRRSDYLGGLETDDVAGRHSLGSKVGPTR; from the coding sequence ATGCAACAGCTTGATTTAAAAAATGTTTGCGCCACTGATGACTTGGATATTCCAGATAGTACAGTAGTTGAAGTTCCATCGGAATCATTCTGGTTATCTAAAGACGCGGAGTTCGACTGGTTCGCTGAAAACGCCTTCTTAGAACGGAAGGAATCGACCAAAGGAAACTTCAACTCGATGGGCTTGAGTCAGAGTGTGAATCCTAGCCACTCGAATCCGAGCTCGCAGCGGTATTCAGTGAGCTTGAAACCGAAAGCTCCCATAATTGGTTTGCCTAAAACGCAGAAGACGACTTATGTTGATTTAAAGTGTAGGCAGTGTAAACCGCTAAACGTACGGCTGTTCCCGAAGAAGATGTATTCCTTCGCGGTTCGAGCGACGGAACCGTCGTCTCCGAAGGTTTCGTGTATTGGCAGAGTTAGATCCAAGAGCCGTAGGAACTTAGCAGAACAAGCAGTTGAACCGGTCAAATCTGCATGTCAACGATCAGGAACCGGTAGGGCGCATAAAGCCGGTTTGATGTCTCGTATACTGTCGTTATTCGGTTTTCAAGATCACCGGAGAAAAAACAGTGAAACGACGTCGGGAAAGGAGAAAAAACTCGGAGAAAGATCCGGTTCAAGGAGGACGTGGGTGAGTGTAAAACCGGTAAACAGTGAACCGGGAATGCCTTTTGAACCGGATGCATTGGGAGGCATGATCCGGTTCGCGTCAGGGAGAAGATCGGATTATTTGGGCGGTTTAGAGACTGATGACGTGGCAGGACGTCATTCGTTGGGTTCAAAAGTTGGGCCCACCAGGTAG